The genome window CAGCAGGCCGTCGCGGCCCGGCAGCACCTGGACGATGGCGCCGAAATCCAGCAGGCGCAGCACGGCGCCTTCGTAGATCTGGCCCACTTCCACGTCGGCGGTCAGGTCGGCGATGCGGCGCTGCGCTTCCTTGGCGCGGTCCAGGTCGGCGCTGGAGATGACGATGGTGCCGTCGTCCGAGATGTCGATCTGCGTGCCGGTTTCCTCGGTCAGCGCGCGGATGGTGGCGCCGCCCTTGCCGATCACGTCGCGGATCTTCTCGGGGTTGATCTTCATGGAAAGCATGCGCGGCGCGAACGCCGACAGCTCGCCGCGCGAACCTTCGAGGGCCTCGCGCATCTTTTCCAGGATGTGCAGGCGGCCTTCGCGGGCCTGGGCCAGCGCCACCTGCATGATTTCCTTGGTGATGCCCTGGATCTTGATGTCCATCTGCAGCGCGGTCACGCCGCCGACGGTACCGGCCACCTTGAAGTCCATGTCGCCCAGGTGATCTTCGTCGCCCAGGATGTCGGTCAGCACGGCGAACTTGCCACCGTCCTTGATCAGGCCCATGGCCACGCCGGCCACGTGATCCTTGACGGGCACGCCGGCGTCCATCATGGCCAGCGAACCGCCGCACACGGACGCCATCGACGACGAACCGTTCGACTCGGTGATTTCCGACACCACGCGGATGGTGTACTGGAAGTCCTGCGGCGCGGGCAAGAGCGACACCAGGGCGCGCTTGGCCAGGCGGCCGTGGCCGACTTCGCGGCGCTTGGGCACGCCGATGCGGCCGGTTTCGCCGGTGGCGAACGGAGGCATGTTGTAGTGGAGCATGAAGCGATCGCGGTACTCGCCCATCAGCGCGTCGATGATCTGCTCGTCCTGCTTGGTGCCTAGCGTGGCGATCACCAGGGCCTGGGTTTCGCCGCGGGTGAACAGCGCGCTGCCGTGCGCGCGGGGCAGCACGCCCAGGCGGATGCTGATCGGGCGCACCGTGCGGGTGTCGCGGCCGTCGATGCGGGGCTCGCCGTTCAGGATCTGGCCGCGCACGATCTGCGCTTCGAAGTCGAACAGGATGTTGTCCACTTCGACGCCGTCGATCGCGGCGCCCGAAGCCTCGGCCTGGGCAGCCAGCTTGGCGTGCACGTCGGCATAGACTTCGCGCAGCTTGGTGGTGCGCTCCTGCTTGGAGCGGATCTGGTAGGCAGCCTTCAGGCTGTCCTCGGCCACGGCGCGCACCGAAGCGATCAGGGCATCGTTCTTGGCGGCGGGCTTCCAGTCCCATTCGGGCTTGCCGGCTTCGCGCACCAGATCGTTGATGGCGTTGATGACGGTCTGCATCTGCTCGTGGCCGTAGACCACGCCACCCAGCATGACTTCTTCGGACAGCTGCTGGGCTTCGGATTCGACCATAAGCACGGCGGCGTCGGTACCGGCCACCACCAGGTCCAGCTTGGAGGTCTTGAGCTGCGAGGCGGTGGGGTTCAGCACGTACTGGTCATCGATCCAGCCCACGCGCGCGGCGCCGATCGGGCCGTTGAACGGGATGCCGGAAATGGCCAGGGCGGCCGACGAACCGATCATCGCGGCGATGTCGGGATCGATCTCGGGATTGACCGACAGCGTGTGGATGACCACATGCACGTCGTTGTAGAAGCCTTCGGGAAACAGCGGACGCAGCGGCCGGTCGATCAGGCGCGAGGTCAGCGTTTCCTTTTCGGAGGGCTTGCCCTCGCGCTTGAAGAACCCGCCCGGGATGCGGCCGGCGGCGTAGGTCTTCTCGATGTAGTCGACGGTGAGCGGGAAAAAATCCTGGCCGGGCTTGGCCTTCTTGGCCCCGACCACGGTTGCCAGCACGACGGTGTCCTCGATGGACACCATTACCGCGCCCGAAGCCTGGCGAGCAACCTCGCCGGTTTCGAGCGTGACGGTATGCTGGCCATATTGGAAGGTTTTTGTGACTTTATTGAACATGACAGGCATCCTTTGCGATTGCCCTTCTGAAACGAAAATGCCTGTGACAGGCGGTCCCTGACACAGGCACTCTCATATTTCAGGAGGGGGTTGCTAGAGTGCCGGCTGCGTCGCGCCCGAACAGGAAGCGACGAAACCGGCAACCACCGGAAACACGGAGCGGCGCTGCGACGGCAGCGCCCGCCAGGTTCCCGATCCCCTGGAAATTCACTTACGCAGACCGAGCTTCTCGATCAGGGCGCGGTACGCGTCGGCGTTGCGGCCCTTCAGGTAGTCGAGCAGCTTGCGGCGACGGCTGACCATGCGCAGCAGCCCGCGACGGGAATGGTGGTCTTTGGTGTGCTCTTTGAAATGGCTGGTCAATTCGTTGATCCGGGCGGTCAGAAGAGCGACCTGCACTTCGGGGGATCCGGTATCACCCTGGGCGCGTTGGAATTCGGTAACGATATTGGCCTTGTTGATGTCGGCGACGGACATTTTTTTCCTCTCGGACTGGCGGCAAGGCCGAGGCGCCCTGCCGTGAAAGTTGATGATCCGGCCGCCGCGTTTTCATCTGGCTGCGGCCGGCAGATTAACCATCAGTTTTAAAAATCGGAAAAAACTGAAAGTTAGCCGGTAAGTATAGCCTTATTCAGGGATTTTTGCCATTTTGCAACGCGTGGGCAGCGTCAGGTCGGCCGCGGACACCTTCAGCGTGGTCTCGAAACCGTAGCCGCTGCCTTCCACGTCGCGCCTGACCGTGCCGGCGCCCATCTTCTGCATGGTGAAGACATACAGGGGCTTGATCGCCTGGTGGTCGTCCGGGCGCATCCACAGGTCCGCTCCCTCCGCCGCCCACCGCATGCCGGACAACTGGCGCGCGATGGCGGCGGCGTCCACCTTGCCCGCCCGCTCCAGCGCCGCGGCCAGCATATCGGTCATGTGCAGCATGCGCGCGTTCAGGTAGTCGTCGCCCGGCCGCGGGAACATGCGCCGATAGGCATCGTAGGCGCGGTCCATGCCGGGCTCGCCGGCGTTGTAGTGCCATTCGGCCACCGCCCGCACCTTGCCCACGCCGGCATCCCCGAGCGCGGCCGGCGCGCCCAGCGCATTGCCGTAGAAGGTGTAGAAGCTGCCTTTGAATCCCGCTTCCCGCGCGGCCTTCACCAGCAGGGTCAGGTCGTTGCCCCAGTTGCCGGTGATGACGGTGTCGGCGCCGCTGGACAGGATCTTGGCCGCATAGGGCGAAAAATCCTTGACCTTGCCGATGGCGTGGAACTCGTCGGCCACGACCTCGACGTCGGGCCGCTTCCCGGCCAGCATCGCCCGGGCGCTGCGCGCCACTTCCTGGCCGAAGCTGTAGTCCTGGTTGATCAGGTAGACCTTGCGCACCTCGCGGTCGCGCCGCATGACCTCGGTCAGGGCCGCCATCCGCATGTCGGAACTGGCATCGAAGCGGAAGTGCCAGGGGCTGCACTTCTCGTTGGTCAATGCGGGATCGACGGCCGAGTAGTTCAGGAACACCATGCGCTGGCCGGGATTGCGCTGGTTGTGGCGATTGACGCCCTCGATCAGCCCCGCCGCCACGGCCGAGCTGTTGCCCTGCATGACGATGCGGATGGACTGGTCGGCCGCGCCGCGCAGCAGCAGCAGGGCTTCGTCGATCTGGTTCTTGCTGTCGAAGGGGACGAGCTCGAGCCGGTGCGCGCCGTCGGCCAGCTTCACGCCGCCCCGGGCGTTGACGCGTTCGACCGCGAAGCGCAGGTTGCGCATGATGGCCTCGCCGGTATTGGCGAAGGGTCCGGACATGGCCTCGATCACGGCGATGCGCACCGGCGCGCCCGCGTCTCCCTGCGCCCAGGCGGGCATGGAACCCGCGCAAGCCAGCACAAGTCCTACAATCAGCGAAACACAGCCACGCCTGCGTGACAGAAACACGGTCATCTCCGGTCGTCAATCCAAGAACTAGGTGAATTGTATGAGTATCGCCATCATCTTGCGCCGTGGCGCCTGCCTGCTGGGCATGGCGGCGCTGCTCGCGGCCTGCGCCAGCCCGGCCGGCATCCAGCCGGGCGAATCCGGCTCGGCCGTCATGGCCCGCCTGGGCCGGCCCACGCTCGAGCGCCCCCTGCCGAACGGCGGCCAGCGCCTGATCTATTCCAGCCAGCCCATGGGGCAATACGCCTGGATCACCGACGTCGGCCCCGACGGCAAGGTCATCGGCACCACCCAGGCGCTGACCAGCGAGCGTTTCCGCATGCTGGACTCGGGACACTGGGATACCGAGCGGCTGCTGTTCGAGTTCGGCCCCCCGGCCGAGATCACCCGCGTCGGCCTGAAGGGCGAGCAGATCGTCTGGGGCTACCGCTTCCGCGAGGACGGCGTGTGGAATTCGCTGATGTACGTCTACGTCACCGACAAGGGCGTGGTCACGCGCTACCATCCCGGGCCCGACCCGCTGATGGAGCCCCGCTTCCAGCTGGGCTTGTAGGGCTCAGTCTTCGCCCTTGAACGCGGCGATGATGGCATCGGCCACGGCCCGCACGCGGGCCGTGCGGTTCAGGTCGGCGTGCAGCACCAGCCAGACGTCCAGGCGCTCGGTCCGCTCGGGCCAGACGCGCACCAGGTCCGGATCGTCCTGCGCCATCAGCACGGCCAGTTCGCCCAGGCCCAGGCCCGCCCGTACCGCCTCCAGCATCATCAAACCCGAATTGACTTCCAGCGCGACCCGCGCATTGCCGGTCGACACCCCGCCCAGCCGGGCGCCGTCCAGCGGCCCGATCGCGCGGTCGTACCGGATCACGTCGTGGCCCTTGAGCGCCGCGTCCATCGCCGGCACGCCCCGGCGGCGCAGGTAGTCGCGCGAGGCATAGACGCCTATCTGCCTGCGCGCCAGCCGCCGCGCGATCAGGTCCGGACTCGTGGGCTTGACCGTGCGCACGGCGATGTCGGCCTCGCGCCGGGTCAGGTTGGTGACCTGGGTGGACGTGCCCAGCACGACCTTGATGTCGGGGTGGGCCTCGCGCAGCGTCCGCAGCGCCGGGATCACGTAGAAACTCGCCATGGTGTCCGAGGTGGCTACGCGCACCACGCCGCACAGCTTGTCGTCCAGGCCCTGCATCTGCCGCTGCAGTTGGTCGGCGGCCTGCTCCATCCGTTCGGCGGCGGCGCCGGCCAGTTCTCCGGCCGGCGTGGGCACGTAGCCGTTGGGCGTGCGCAGGAACAGGCGGGCGCCCAGCGCGGCCTCGAGGGCGGCGAGGCGGCGGCCGGCCGTGGCCTGGTCCACTTCCAGCAGCGCCGCGGCGCCTCGCAGCGTGCCCGCGCGCCGGATGGCCAGAAAGATCCGGGCATCGTCCCAGTTCATCATGCGCGCTTCGCACCGGCCGGGCGTCTTTCCAGGCAATGCATTTTTGCATCACTACACCGCATTTTCACCTCTTTTTCCGCATCATTCCCGGGCCTAGGATAACGCCTTCTCTTGCTTTTCGGACGACGATCGTGCGGTATCCCTGCCCCAACATTCCCCTCCCCCCGGCGCCCGCGCGCCAGGCATCGGCCGACCCCATGCCGCTGGCCGCGCTGGCGGTGGGATTCATCATGGCCATGCTCGACGTCACCGTCGTCAACGTAGCGC of Pigmentiphaga sp. H8 contains these proteins:
- a CDS encoding LysR substrate-binding domain-containing protein, with the protein product MNWDDARIFLAIRRAGTLRGAAALLEVDQATAGRRLAALEAALGARLFLRTPNGYVPTPAGELAGAAAERMEQAADQLQRQMQGLDDKLCGVVRVATSDTMASFYVIPALRTLREAHPDIKVVLGTSTQVTNLTRREADIAVRTVKPTSPDLIARRLARRQIGVYASRDYLRRRGVPAMDAALKGHDVIRYDRAIGPLDGARLGGVSTGNARVALEVNSGLMMLEAVRAGLGLGELAVLMAQDDPDLVRVWPERTERLDVWLVLHADLNRTARVRAVADAIIAAFKGED
- the rpsO gene encoding 30S ribosomal protein S15, which gives rise to MSVADINKANIVTEFQRAQGDTGSPEVQVALLTARINELTSHFKEHTKDHHSRRGLLRMVSRRRKLLDYLKGRNADAYRALIEKLGLRK
- the pnp gene encoding polyribonucleotide nucleotidyltransferase, with protein sequence MFNKVTKTFQYGQHTVTLETGEVARQASGAVMVSIEDTVVLATVVGAKKAKPGQDFFPLTVDYIEKTYAAGRIPGGFFKREGKPSEKETLTSRLIDRPLRPLFPEGFYNDVHVVIHTLSVNPEIDPDIAAMIGSSAALAISGIPFNGPIGAARVGWIDDQYVLNPTASQLKTSKLDLVVAGTDAAVLMVESEAQQLSEEVMLGGVVYGHEQMQTVINAINDLVREAGKPEWDWKPAAKNDALIASVRAVAEDSLKAAYQIRSKQERTTKLREVYADVHAKLAAQAEASGAAIDGVEVDNILFDFEAQIVRGQILNGEPRIDGRDTRTVRPISIRLGVLPRAHGSALFTRGETQALVIATLGTKQDEQIIDALMGEYRDRFMLHYNMPPFATGETGRIGVPKRREVGHGRLAKRALVSLLPAPQDFQYTIRVVSEITESNGSSSMASVCGGSLAMMDAGVPVKDHVAGVAMGLIKDGGKFAVLTDILGDEDHLGDMDFKVAGTVGGVTALQMDIKIQGITKEIMQVALAQAREGRLHILEKMREALEGSRGELSAFAPRMLSMKINPEKIRDVIGKGGATIRALTEETGTQIDISDDGTIVISSADLDRAKEAQRRIADLTADVEVGQIYEGAVLRLLDFGAIVQVLPGRDGLLHISEIANHRIANINDVLKVGQQVRVKVIEADDKGRLRLSMKAIAAEG
- a CDS encoding branched-chain amino acid ABC transporter substrate-binding protein, giving the protein MPAWAQGDAGAPVRIAVIEAMSGPFANTGEAIMRNLRFAVERVNARGGVKLADGAHRLELVPFDSKNQIDEALLLLRGAADQSIRIVMQGNSSAVAAGLIEGVNRHNQRNPGQRMVFLNYSAVDPALTNEKCSPWHFRFDASSDMRMAALTEVMRRDREVRKVYLINQDYSFGQEVARSARAMLAGKRPDVEVVADEFHAIGKVKDFSPYAAKILSSGADTVITGNWGNDLTLLVKAAREAGFKGSFYTFYGNALGAPAALGDAGVGKVRAVAEWHYNAGEPGMDRAYDAYRRMFPRPGDDYLNARMLHMTDMLAAALERAGKVDAAAIARQLSGMRWAAEGADLWMRPDDHQAIKPLYVFTMQKMGAGTVRRDVEGSGYGFETTLKVSAADLTLPTRCKMAKIPE